From a region of the Tachypleus tridentatus isolate NWPU-2018 chromosome 1, ASM421037v1, whole genome shotgun sequence genome:
- the LOC143232074 gene encoding uncharacterized protein LOC143232074, which translates to MSVGVKMELPSDLLQDDEISKFIYNDDESQDSSCYNVMNVKTQTKYQRDIILGLERTSDINCSVDNYSGSQFTGCDIKQENYFTEDLKFSNNNTSGESKSSGSNLKPPYVHLCDDTLKLQKTYSGEKPYHCEVCGKQFDRNSSLKQHQRIHTGEKSFSCIECGELFETKSDFNIHKIIHIGKKPYSCTMCGKQYGTKSSLKMHERIHTGEKPYSCTMCGKQFIKNYHLKIHERIHTGEKPYTCTVCGKQFVRKSDLKIHERIHTVEKPYSCTMCEKQFIKNYHLKYMSRIHTGEKPHTCTVCGKQFVRKSDLKIHERIHTGEKPYSCTMCGKQFIKNYHLKIHERIHTGEKPYNCTVCGKQFVRKSDLKIHERIHTGEKYICTVCGKQFVRKSDLNRHTLIHTREKPYTCTLCGKPFGTKSKLNIHERIHSGLKPHSCTVCGKQFGRKSDLNRHKIIHTGEKP; encoded by the exons ATGTCTGTTGGAGTGAAAATGGAGCTACCCAGTGATCTACTACAAGATGATGAAATTTCAAAGTTCATTTACAATGATGATGAAAGTCAAGATAGttcatgttataatgttatgaatgtgaaaacacaaactaaatatCAAAGAGATATTATCTTAGGATTAGAAAGAACATCTG ATATAAATTGCAGTGTGGACAACTATAGTGGAAGTCAGTTTACTGGTTgtgatataaaacaagaaaattactTTACAGAAGATTTAAAATTCTCAAACAACAATACCAGTGGAGAAAGTAAGTCAAGTGGAAGTAACTTAAAGCCACCTTATGTACATCTGTGTGATGATACCTTAAAACTACAAAAGACATATTCTGGAGAAAAACCATATCATTGTGAAGTTTGTGGGAAACAGTTTGATAGAAACAGTAGCTTAAAacaacatcaaagaatacacactggagagaaatcTTTCAGTTGTATAGAATGTGGAGaactgtttgaaacaaagagtgatttcaatatacacaaaataatacacattgggaagaaaccttacagttgtacaatgTGTGGAAAACAATATGGAACAAAGAGTTCTTTAAAGATGCATGAAAGAATACACAcaggggagaaaccatacagttgtacaatgtgtggaaaacagtttattaaaaactatcatttaaaaatacatgaacgaatacatactggggagaaaccttacacctgtacagtgtgtggaaaacagtttgtaaGAAAGagtgatttaaaaatacatgaaagaatacacactgtggagaaaccatacagttgtacaatgtgtgaaaaacagtttattaaaaactaTCATTTAAAATACATGAGCagaatacatactggggagaaacctcacacctgtacagtgtgtggaaaacagtttgtaaGAAAGagtgatttaaaaatacatgaaagaatacacactggggagaaaccatacagttgtacaatgtgtggaaaacagtttattaaaaactatcatttaaaaatacatgaacgaatacatactggggagaaaccatacaattgtacagtgtgtggaaaacagtttgtaaGAAAGAGTGATTTAAAAATTcatgaaagaatacacactggggagaaatacatttgtacagtgtgtggaaaacagtttgtaaGAAAGAGTGATTTAAATAGACACACACTAATACACACTAGGGAGAAACCTTATACATGTACTCTGTGTGGAAAACCGTTTGGAACAAAAAGCAAGTTAAATATACATGAAAGAATACACTCTGGGTTGAAACCtcacagttgtacagtttgtggaaaacagtttggaagAAAGAGTGATTTAAATAGACACAAAATAATACACACAGGGGAGAAACCTTag